The Deinococcus betulae genome segment GAGCGTGTACGTGCTCTCGAAGGATGAAGGCGGGCGTCACAGCGCGTTCTTCGGCGGGTACCGTCCCCAGTTCTACTTCCGCACGACGGACGTGACGGGTGTGGTGGAACTGCCTGAAGGCGTGGAAATGGTGATGCCGGGCGACAACATCACGTTCATCGTGGAACTGATCAAGCCCATCGCCATGGAAGAAGGCCTGCGCTTCGCCATCCGCGAAGGTGGCCGCACCGTCGGCGCTGGCGTCGTTGCTAAGGTTCTGGAGTAATAGACATGGTTGCCCCGAAAATCCGCATTAAACTGCGTGGCTTCGACCACAAGGCGCTGGACCAGTCCGCCAGCAAGATCGTGGACACCGTGCGCCGCACCGGCGCCGATGTGAGCGGCCCTGTGCCCCTCCCCACCCGCATCCGCCGCTTCTGCGTGCTGCGTAGCCCCTTTGTCAACAAAGACAGCCGCGAGCACTTTGAAATCCGCACCCACAACCGTCTGGTGGACATCATGAACCCCACCAAGAAGACGATTGACAGCCTCATGACCCTCGACCTGCCCACTGGTGTGGACATCGAGATCAAGACGGTGGGAGGCCGCGCATGAAGGGCATCCTCGGCACCAAGATCGGCATGACCCAGATCTGGAAGGGCGACCGCGCCATTCCCGTGACGGTGGTGCTGGCGGGTCCCTGCCCTGTGGTGCAGCGCAAGACCTCGGTTGTGGACGGCTACGAAGCTGTGCAGATCGGTTACGCCCCCAAGCGCGAAAAGAGCGTCACCAAGCCCCAGGCCGGCCACTTCAAGAAGTACGGCGTGTCGCCTGTGCGCTTCCTGCGTGAATTCCGCGGCTTTGCCCCCGAAGGCGACACCGTGAGCGTGGAGATTTTCGCTGAAGGCGAGAAGATCGACGCCACCGGCACCAGCAAGGGCAAGGGCTTCCAGGGCGTCATGAAGCGCTGGAACTTCAAGGGTGGTCCCGCGAGCCACGGGTCCAAGAAGTGGCACCGCCGCCCCGGTTCGATCGGCCAGCGCAAGACGCCCGGCCGCGTGTACAAGGGCAAGCGCATGGCTGGCCACATGGGCATGGAGCGCATCACCGTGCAGAACCTCGAAGTGGTCGAGATTCGCGCCGAAGAGAACATCATCCTGGTCAAGGGTGCAATTCCCGGCGCCAACGGTGGCCTCGTCGTGCTGCGTCAGGCTGCCAAGGGAGGCAAGTAAGACATGGCGCAGATCAACGTCATCGGCCAGAACGGGGGGCGCACCATTGACCTCGAACTGCCGGAAGTGAATAAGGGCGTGCTGCACGACGTGGTGACCTGGCAACTCGCCAGCCGCCGCCGCGGCACCGCCAGCACCAAGACCCGCGCGCAGGTCAGCGCCACGGGCAAGAAGATGTTCTCCCAGAAGGGCACGGGCAACGCCCGTCACGGCGACCGCAGCGTCCCCACCTTCGTGGGCGGCGGCGTGGCCTTCGGGCCCAAGCCCCGCAGCTACAGCTACACCCTGCCCCGCAAGGTGCGTCAGCTGGGCCTGGCGATGGCCCTGGCCGCGCGCCAGGAAGACGGCAAGCTGACCGCTGTGGACGGCTTTGGCCTTGACGGCAAGACCAAGGGCTTTGTGAGCTGGGCCAAGGACAACGGCATGGACGGCAGCGAGCGCGTGCTGATCGTGACCGACGACGCGCAGGCCCGTCAGGCCGCGCGCAACGTCGCCTGGGCCACCGTGCTGCCCGTGGCCGGCCTGAACGCCTACGACATCCTGCGTCACGACCGCCTGGTCATTGACGCCGTGGTGCTGGAGCCCGCGCAGGAAGAAGGGGAAGAGGCATGAGCCACTACGACATCATTCAGGCGCCGGTGGTCAGCGAGAAGGCTTACGCCGGCATGGAGCGCGGCGTCTACAGCTTCTGGGTCAGCCCCAAAGCCACCAAGACGGACATCAAGAGCGCCATTCAGAAGGCGTTCGGCGTTCAGGTCGTTGGCATCAGCACCATGAATGTGCCCGGCAAGCGTAAGCGCGTGGGCAAGTTCATCGGTCAGCGCGCCGACCGCAAGAAGGCCATCGTTCGCCTCGCCGAAGGCCAGACCATTGCCGCCCTTGAGGGCCAGGCCTAAGGAGAGCTGAAGACATGGCCGTCAAGAAATACCGTCCCTATACCCCCAGCCGTCGCCAGATGACGACTGCGGACTTCAGTGGACTGACCAAGAAGCGCCCCGAGAAGGCGCTGACCGAAGCCCTGCCCAAGAGCGGTGGCCGCAACAACCGTGGCCGCATCACCAGCCGCTTTATCGGCGGCGGGCACAAGCGCCTGTACCGCGTCATCGACTTCAAGCGCCGCGGCAAGGCGGGCGTGCCGGCCAAAGTGGCCGCCATCGAGTACGATCCCAACCGCAGCGCGCGCATCGCCCTGCTGCACTACGTGGACGGCGAGAAGCGCTACATCCTGGCCCCTGAAGGTCTGACCGTTGGCCAGATGGTCAACGCTGGCCCCGAGGCCGAGCCCAAGCTGGGCAACGCCCTGCCGCTGCGCTTCGTACCGGTGGGCGCCGTCGTGCACAGCGTGGAACTGGTCCCCGGCAAGGGTGCCCAGATCGCCCGCAGTGCTGGCACCAGCATTCAGGTGCAGGGCAAGGAAAGCGACTACGTGATCCTGCGCCTGCCCAGCGGCGAACTGCGCCGCATCCACAGCGAGTGCTACGCGACCATCGGCACGGTGGGTAACGCCGAGCACAAGAACATCAACCTGGGTAAGGCCGGGCGCAGCCGCTGGCTGGGCCGCAAGCCACACCAGCGCGGCAGCGCCATGAACCCCGTGGATCACCCCCACGGCGGTGGTGAAGGCCGTACCGGCGCCGGCCGCGTGCCGGTCAGCCCCTGGGGCCAGCCTGCCAAGGGCCTGAAGACCCGCAAGAAGCGCAAGAACAGCGACCGCTTCATCATCACCCGCCGCGGCGGGAAGTAAGGAGGGTAGAGCATGCCCCGCAGCCTCAAGAAAGGCCCGTTCGTGGATGACCACCTCCTGAAAAAGGTGGACGCTCAGAACGACAAGAAAGACAAGCGCGTCATCAAGACGTGGAGCCGCCGCAGCACCATCGTGCCTGAAATGATTGGTCACACCATCGCTGTCCACAACGGCAAGCAGCATGTGCCGGTGTTCGTCAACGAGCAGATGATCGGCCACAAGCTTGGCGAGTTCAGCCCCACCCGCAGCTACCGCGGCCACGGCGCGGACAAGAACGCCAAGGGGAGCAAGAAGAAATGACCGCCCCCGCCTCTGAATTCCGCAACAAGAAGCAGCGCAAGCAGCAAGTCAAGCTGCGCCGCCCCGGCTACGCCGTGGCCAAGTACGTGCGCATCAGCCCCCGCAAGGTGCGTCTGGTCGTGGACGTGATCCGCGGCAAGAGCGTTCGTGACGCCGAGGACCTGCTGCGCTTTATCCCCCGCGCCGCCAGCGAGCCGGTGGCCAAGGTGCTGAACAGCGCCAAGCACAACGCGCTGCACAACGACGAGATGCTGGAAGACCGTCTGGTCATCACGGCGGCCTACGTAGACGCCGGCCCGACCCTCAAGCGCCTGATTCCCCGGGCGCGCGGCAGCGCCAACATCATCAAGAAGCGCACCAGCCACATCACCATCATCGTGGGCGAGAAGGGAGCCAAATAATGGGCAACAAGATCAACCCCAACGGCTTCCGCCTGGGCATCACGCGTGGCTGGAACAGCCGCTGGTACGCTGGTAAGAAGCAGTACGCCGGCCTGCTGAAAGAAGACGAGAAGATCCGCAAGCTCGTCGGCAAAAAGCTCAGCGCCGCTGGCATTGCCCGCGTAGAGATTGAGCGCGCTGGCCAGCAGGTCAACGTGATCATCAGCGCGGCCAAGCCGGGCATCGTGATCGGCAAGGGCGGCGAGAGCATCAAGGAGCTGCGCCAGGACATCGAGCGCCTGGTGTCGGCCGGCACCGTTGCGGTGAACGTGGGCGAAATCCCCAACCCCAACATCAGCGCGCCCCTGGTCGCCCTGCGCATCGCCGAGCAGATCGAGCGCCGCTTTGCCTTCCGCCGCGCCATGAAGCAGGCCGCGCAGCGCGTGATGGAATCGGGCGCCCGTGGCGTCAAGATCATCCTGTCAGGCCGCCTGGGCGGAGCCGAGCAGGCCCGCACCGAGATGGTGCGCGAAGGCCGCGTGCCCCTGCACACCCTGCGCGCCGACATCGACTACGGCACTGCCCGCGCCGAGACCACCTACGGCAGCCTGGGCATCAAGGTCATGGTCTTTACCGGTGAAGTTATCGGTGGCCGCACCGAGACCTTCGCGCGTCCCCAGCGCCGCAACGACGAGCGCCGCCGCGAAGACGGTGACCGTCCCAACCGCCGCCGCCCCGCCGCGCGGCGCCGCCCCGGAGGTGAGTGATGCTTCTTCCCAAGCGCACCAAGTTCCGTAAACAGCACCGCGGCCGGATGACCGGTGACGCCAAGGGCGGCGACTACGTCGCGTTCGGCGACTTCGGCCTGATCGCCCTGGAACCTGCCTGGATCAAGAGCAACCAGATTGAGGCCTGCCGCATCGTCATGAGCCGTCACTTCCGCCGTGGGGGCAAGATCTACATCCGCATCTTCCCCGACAAGCCCGTGACGAAAAAGCCCGCCGAAACCCGAATGGGTAAGGGGAAAGGGGCCGTGGAGTACTGGGTGAGCGTCGTCAAGCCCGGCCGCGTGATGTTCGAAGTGTCCGGCGTGACCGAGGAGCAGGCCAAGGAAGCCTTCCGCCTGGCCGGTCACAAGCTGCCCATCCAGACCAAGATGGTCAAGCGCGAGGTTTACGATGAAGCCCAGTGAGATGCGTAACCTGGGAGCTGACGATTTCGCGCGTGAAATCGAGTCCCGCAAGAAAGAACTGATGGAACTGCGCTTCCAGGCGGCCATGGGCACCCTGGCCCAGCCGCACCGCGTCCAGCAGCTTCGCCGTGAAGTCGCTCAGCTCAACACCATCCGCACCGAGCTGAGCCAGAAGCAGGGAGAGCAGGCATGAAAAAGACCTTTACCGGCGTCGTCGTCAGCGACAAAGCCGACAAGACGGTCAGCGTCAAGGTCGAGCGCAAGTTTGCTCACCCGCTGTACGGCAAGGTCGTGACCCGCAGCCACAAGTACGCGGCCCACGACGAGAACAACGAGTACAAGATTGGTGACCGCGTCGAGATCATCGCCGTGCGTCCCATCAGCAAGACCAAGACCTGGAAAGTCACCAAGCTGGTCGAGCGTCCCCGCGGCATTGAAACCACCGCCGTGGAGACTGAAGGCGGTGCCGCATGATCATGCCCCAGTCCCGCCTGGACGTGGCGGACAACAGCGGCGCACGTGAAATCATGTGCATCCGCGTGCTGAACAGCGGCATTGGCGGTAAGGGTCTGACCACCGGGGGCGGCGGCAACAAGCGCTACGCCCACGTGGGGGACATTATTGTCGCCAGCGTCAAGGACGCCGCGCCCCGCGGCACCGTCAAGGCGGGCGACGTGGTCAAGGCCGTGGTCGTGCGTACGTCACACGCCATCAAGCGTGCCGACGGCAGCACCATCCGCTTTGACAAGAACGCCGCCGTCATCATCAACAACCAGGGCGAGCCCCGCGGCACCCGCGTCTTCGGGCCAGTGGCCCGCGAGCTGCGTGACCGCCGCTTTATGAAGATTGTGTCCCTGGCCCCGGAGGTGCTGTAATGCCCCGTCCCAGCGCTGGTAGCCACCACAACGACAAGCTGCACGTCAAGAAGGGTGACACCGTCATCGTTCTGAGCGGCAAGCACAAAGGCCAGACCGGTAAGGTGCTGCTCGCCCTGCCGCGCGACCAGAAGGTCGTCGTGGAAGGCGTGAATCTCGTCACCAAGAACGTCAAGCCCAGCCCCGCTAGCCCCCAGGGCGGCCAGGAACAGCGCGAGCTGGCCCTGCACGCCAGCAAGGTCGCTATCGTCGACCCTGAAACTGGCAAGGCGACCCGCATCCGCAAGGCGATTGTGGACGGCAAGAAAGTCCGCGTGGCTGTGGCCAGCGGCAAGAACATCGACTGACTTTCAGGGGCACCCGCCTAATGGGTGCCCTGCGCGGCCTTTTTCCGCGCGAAGCGAGGCAACATGCAGACCCTCAAGACCAAATACAACGAACAGGTGCGCCCCAGCTTGGTGCAGCAGTTCGGTTACACCTCGGTGATGGCGGCGCCACGCATCGAGAAAATCGTGATTAACGAGGGCCTTGGCTCCAGCAAGGAAGACAGCAAGGCCATCGACAAGGCGGCCAAAGAGCTGGGCCTGATCACCCTGCAAAAGCCCATCGTGACCAAGGCGAAGAAGAGCATCAGCAACTTCAAGCTGCGTCAGGGCATGCCGGTCGGCATCAAGGTCACGCTGCGCGGCGAGCGCATGTACGTGTTCCTGGAAAAGCTGATCAACATCGGCCTGCCCCGTATCCGTGACTTCAAGGGCGTCAACCCCAACGCCTTTGACGGCCGTGGCAACTACAACCTGGGCATCAAAGAGCAGCTGATTTTCCCCGAAATCACCTACGACATGGTGGACAAGGTGCGCGGCATGGACATCACCATCGTGACCACCGCCAAGACCGACGAGGAAGCCCGCGCGCTGCTGCAGGCGATGGGCCTCCCGTTCCGGAAATAAGGAAGCGTTATGGCGAACACCTCGAAAGTTGTCAAAGCAGCGCGCGGCCATAAATTTGCCGTGCAGAACTATAACCGTTGCAGCCGCTGTGGCCGCGCGCGCGGTTACTACCGCTTCTTCGGCATGTGCCGCATCTGCATCCGCGAGATGGCGCACAAGGGCGAACTGCCCGGCGTGAAGAAGAGCAGCTGGTAAGCCCCAGCAATATAAAGCCCCCTCGCATTGGAGGGGGCTTTTGAGTTTCGGACCTGGCTTTCTATTTCAATAGGTCTTTGAAATCATCGATATAGGGCCGGGCGCTGTAATTGCCACGCTCGTAGTAGGCGGTGATGAGGCCCGCCTTGTCGGTTCTGAAAATATCCCAACCGCAGACCCGCTCCGCTTCAGAGAAGTAGCGGCCTGAATAGTCCTGGGTGGTGATTGTTCGGCCGGTCTGACCACAGTATTCGATAAAGTATTCAGTGTAGCCCAGCGTGTGCTCAATGCGCTCAGCGCGGAAACGTGAAGTGACGACTGCGATGTTTTGCCCCACCAACTGCACGAAGGGTTCGTTCTTCCAGGGATTGCCGAATACCTTTCGGAGCGGGCCGGGAGCACACGCCGTAAGGGCGCTGGCTAAAGCAGCAAAGCAGAGTAGAGAAGTCATTTTTTTCATAGGCCTAATCCTCCAGGGTGCCAGTTCAGCTGAACCACCCTAGGCGCCCGTACAGCCAAAGGCTCCAATTGCTTTTTAAGGGCCGCTGCATTACACTCTCCAATTGCCGTGTCTTGACTTCTGTCTTGGCCCGGCGCTGTGCCCCCCGGATACGAACTGGCCCCTTTGGCCTGTCATCGTCTGGTGGAGGAGAAGACCCAACAGGAGAAGGCGCTGCCCAGCAGCCCACATTCGACTTGGGGAGAAGCGTGCCCGTCCGCCAGCCTTGTCTGGGGCCGGGCCACCTGCCGGGAGCAGGCCTGTGTACAGGAACCAGCCCGGATCAACACAAGCCCTGGAGGCTCCATGTTGAGTGACCCTATCGCCGATATGCTCACGCGCATCCGCAACGCGACGCGCACCCACAAGGAGACCGTGGATGTCCCGGCCTCCAAGTTCAAGGAAGAGCTCGCCAAGCTGCTCGTGGCCGAAGGCTACGTGGCGTCTTACGAGCGCACCCTGCCCGAAGGTCAGAAGTTCGACGTGCTGCGCCTGACCCTGAAGTACGGTGCCAAGCGCGAGCAGGTCATCAAGCACATTGAGCGCATCAGCCGCCCAGGCCGCCGCGCCTACGTGAGCGCCGAGAACCTGCCCCGCATCCAGCGCGGCCTGGGCCTGGCCGTGGTGTCCACGAGCAAGGGGCTGCTGCCCGACCGCGAAGCCCGCAAGCAGGGCGTCGGCGGCGAAGTTATCTGCGTTCTCTGGTAATCCCAGCAGGCGCACCTCACCTGACCTCGCGCAAGCGAATTTAAGGCATAAGGAGGACAGCTATGTCCCGTATCGGAAGACAACCCATTGCCGTGCCCAGCGGCGTGACCCTGAGTGCCGAAGGCGGCCTCTTTAAGGTCAAAGGCCCCAAGGGCGAGCTGACCGTTCCCTACAACCAGGAACTGACCATCACGCGCGACGGCGACACCCTGCTCGTGGAGCGGCCCAGTGACCAGCAGCGTCACCGCGCCCTGCACGGCCTGACCCGCACCCTGGTGGCCAATGCCGTCAAGGGCGTCAGCGAGGGCTACACCATCAACCTGGAACTCAAGGGCGTGGGTTTCCGCGCCAAGCTGAGCGGCAAGGCGCTGGAGATGACCATCGGCTACAGCCACCCCGTCATCATTGAGCCTCCGGCCGGCGTGAGCTTCACCGTGCCCGAGCCCACCAAGATTGACGTGAGTGGCATTGACAAGCAGCTGGTCGGTCAGGTGGCCGCCAACGTGCGTAAAGTCCGTAAGCCTGACGCCTACCACGGCAAGGGCGTGCGCTTCGCAGGCGAGAAGATCAGCCTCAAGGCCGGTAAGGCTGGTGCCACCGGCGGCAAAGGGAAGAAATAATGGCGACCCAGACGACCACGCGCCGCAAGCTGCGCGCCCGCCGCAAGGTGCGGCAGGCCGCCGGCGAGCGCCTGCGCCTCAGCGTGTACCGCTCCAGCAAGCACATTTACGCCCAGATTATCGACGACAGCAAGGGCATCACCCTCGCTGCGGCTTCCTCGGCCGCTGTCAAGACGGGCACCAAGACCGACACCGCCGCCGCCGTGGGCAAGGCCCTGGCCGAAGCAGCCGCCGCCAAAGGCGTCAAGACGGTGGTTTTTGACCGTGGTCAGTTCCGCTACCACGGACGCGTGAAGGCGCTGGCAGACGCGGCGCGGGAGGGTGGCCTTGACTTTTAATCGTCGTAATGACCGGAACGCCGAGCGCGAGAGCAGCGAATTCGAAGAGAAGATGCTGTTTGTCAACCGCACCTCCAAGACCTACCAGGGGGGCCGCCGCTTCCGTTTCGCCGCGCTCGTCATCCTGGGCGACCGCAACGGCCGCGTGGGCATGGGGATTGGCAAGGCCAAGGAAGTGCCCGTGGCCATTGAAAAGGCCAAGAGCATCGCCCGCAAGAACATGATCAGCGTGCCCGTGGAAAACGGCACCATTCCCCACGACATCGTGGGCGAAAACAGCACCAGCCGCGTGCTGCTCAAGCCTGCCGGCCCCGGTACCGGCGTGATTGCGGGCACCGTACCCCGCAGCATCGCCGAACTGGCCGGCATCACCAACCTGCTGTCCAAGGAACTGGGCAGCCGCAACAAGGTGAACGTGGCCTACGCCGTGTTCGACGGCCTCAAGAACCTCCGCACCGCCAAGCAGGTTCGTGCCCTGCGCGGCGAGGTGCAGCCCACCGGAGGCGCCCAATGAAAGTTACCCTCAAGCGCAGCGTCATCGGTCGCCCTGGCTACCAGGTCAAGACCGTGCAGGCGCTGGGCCTCAAGAAGATCGGCGACAGCCGTGAACTGCATGACACGCCCGCCGTGCGCGGCATGGTGAACACCGTCAAGCACCTGCTGGAGGTGCAAGAATGAAACTTCACGAACTGACGCCCCACGCGGGCAGCCGCAAGAACCGTAAGCGCGTGGGCCGTGGCCCCGGCGGCACCGACAAGACGGCCGGCCGTGGTCACAAGGGCCAGAAGTCGCGCAGCGGCGCGGGCAAGGGCAGCTTTTTTGAGGGTGGCCGCAGCCGCCTGATCGCCCGCCTGCCCAAGAAGGGCTTTAACAATGTGGGCATCACCTTTGAAGTGGTGAACCTGGCCCAACTGGCCAACATTGAAGACGGCACCATTGACCGCAATGTGCTGGAACTCGCGGGCCTGGTGCGCCGCAAGAACCGCGCCGTCAAACTGCTGGGCGGCGGCGAAATCAGCCGCGCCGTGACCATCCATGTGGACGCGGCCAGCGAAGGTGCCATCAAGGCCGTGGAAGCGGCTGGCGGCAAGGTCATCCTGCCCGAAGCGAACGAAGCCGAGAAGGCAGAGTAAATGCTGCGCGCCTTCCGCGACGCATTCCGGATTCCGGAGCTTCGGCGGAAGATTGTCTTCACCCTGCTGCTCCTCGCCGTGTACCGGCTGGGGAGCAGCATTCCCACACC includes the following:
- the rpsJ gene encoding 30S ribosomal protein S10; this translates as MVAPKIRIKLRGFDHKALDQSASKIVDTVRRTGADVSGPVPLPTRIRRFCVLRSPFVNKDSREHFEIRTHNRLVDIMNPTKKTIDSLMTLDLPTGVDIEIKTVGGRA
- the rplC gene encoding 50S ribosomal protein L3 translates to MKGILGTKIGMTQIWKGDRAIPVTVVLAGPCPVVQRKTSVVDGYEAVQIGYAPKREKSVTKPQAGHFKKYGVSPVRFLREFRGFAPEGDTVSVEIFAEGEKIDATGTSKGKGFQGVMKRWNFKGGPASHGSKKWHRRPGSIGQRKTPGRVYKGKRMAGHMGMERITVQNLEVVEIRAEENIILVKGAIPGANGGLVVLRQAAKGGK
- the rplD gene encoding 50S ribosomal protein L4 translates to MAQINVIGQNGGRTIDLELPEVNKGVLHDVVTWQLASRRRGTASTKTRAQVSATGKKMFSQKGTGNARHGDRSVPTFVGGGVAFGPKPRSYSYTLPRKVRQLGLAMALAARQEDGKLTAVDGFGLDGKTKGFVSWAKDNGMDGSERVLIVTDDAQARQAARNVAWATVLPVAGLNAYDILRHDRLVIDAVVLEPAQEEGEEA
- a CDS encoding 50S ribosomal protein L23; its protein translation is MSHYDIIQAPVVSEKAYAGMERGVYSFWVSPKATKTDIKSAIQKAFGVQVVGISTMNVPGKRKRVGKFIGQRADRKKAIVRLAEGQTIAALEGQA
- the rplB gene encoding 50S ribosomal protein L2 codes for the protein MAVKKYRPYTPSRRQMTTADFSGLTKKRPEKALTEALPKSGGRNNRGRITSRFIGGGHKRLYRVIDFKRRGKAGVPAKVAAIEYDPNRSARIALLHYVDGEKRYILAPEGLTVGQMVNAGPEAEPKLGNALPLRFVPVGAVVHSVELVPGKGAQIARSAGTSIQVQGKESDYVILRLPSGELRRIHSECYATIGTVGNAEHKNINLGKAGRSRWLGRKPHQRGSAMNPVDHPHGGGEGRTGAGRVPVSPWGQPAKGLKTRKKRKNSDRFIITRRGGK
- the rpsS gene encoding 30S ribosomal protein S19, which produces MPRSLKKGPFVDDHLLKKVDAQNDKKDKRVIKTWSRRSTIVPEMIGHTIAVHNGKQHVPVFVNEQMIGHKLGEFSPTRSYRGHGADKNAKGSKKK
- the rplV gene encoding 50S ribosomal protein L22 — its product is MTAPASEFRNKKQRKQQVKLRRPGYAVAKYVRISPRKVRLVVDVIRGKSVRDAEDLLRFIPRAASEPVAKVLNSAKHNALHNDEMLEDRLVITAAYVDAGPTLKRLIPRARGSANIIKKRTSHITIIVGEKGAK
- the rpsC gene encoding 30S ribosomal protein S3: MGNKINPNGFRLGITRGWNSRWYAGKKQYAGLLKEDEKIRKLVGKKLSAAGIARVEIERAGQQVNVIISAAKPGIVIGKGGESIKELRQDIERLVSAGTVAVNVGEIPNPNISAPLVALRIAEQIERRFAFRRAMKQAAQRVMESGARGVKIILSGRLGGAEQARTEMVREGRVPLHTLRADIDYGTARAETTYGSLGIKVMVFTGEVIGGRTETFARPQRRNDERRREDGDRPNRRRPAARRRPGGE
- the rplP gene encoding 50S ribosomal protein L16, whose product is MLLPKRTKFRKQHRGRMTGDAKGGDYVAFGDFGLIALEPAWIKSNQIEACRIVMSRHFRRGGKIYIRIFPDKPVTKKPAETRMGKGKGAVEYWVSVVKPGRVMFEVSGVTEEQAKEAFRLAGHKLPIQTKMVKREVYDEAQ
- the rpmC gene encoding 50S ribosomal protein L29, with protein sequence MKPSEMRNLGADDFAREIESRKKELMELRFQAAMGTLAQPHRVQQLRREVAQLNTIRTELSQKQGEQA
- the rpsQ gene encoding 30S ribosomal protein S17, with product MKKTFTGVVVSDKADKTVSVKVERKFAHPLYGKVVTRSHKYAAHDENNEYKIGDRVEIIAVRPISKTKTWKVTKLVERPRGIETTAVETEGGAA
- the rplN gene encoding 50S ribosomal protein L14; translation: MIMPQSRLDVADNSGAREIMCIRVLNSGIGGKGLTTGGGGNKRYAHVGDIIVASVKDAAPRGTVKAGDVVKAVVVRTSHAIKRADGSTIRFDKNAAVIINNQGEPRGTRVFGPVARELRDRRFMKIVSLAPEVL
- the rplX gene encoding 50S ribosomal protein L24, which translates into the protein MPRPSAGSHHNDKLHVKKGDTVIVLSGKHKGQTGKVLLALPRDQKVVVEGVNLVTKNVKPSPASPQGGQEQRELALHASKVAIVDPETGKATRIRKAIVDGKKVRVAVASGKNID
- the rplE gene encoding 50S ribosomal protein L5, whose translation is MQTLKTKYNEQVRPSLVQQFGYTSVMAAPRIEKIVINEGLGSSKEDSKAIDKAAKELGLITLQKPIVTKAKKSISNFKLRQGMPVGIKVTLRGERMYVFLEKLINIGLPRIRDFKGVNPNAFDGRGNYNLGIKEQLIFPEITYDMVDKVRGMDITIVTTAKTDEEARALLQAMGLPFRK
- a CDS encoding type Z 30S ribosomal protein S14 — encoded protein: MANTSKVVKAARGHKFAVQNYNRCSRCGRARGYYRFFGMCRICIREMAHKGELPGVKKSSW
- the rpsH gene encoding 30S ribosomal protein S8, with translation MLSDPIADMLTRIRNATRTHKETVDVPASKFKEELAKLLVAEGYVASYERTLPEGQKFDVLRLTLKYGAKREQVIKHIERISRPGRRAYVSAENLPRIQRGLGLAVVSTSKGLLPDREARKQGVGGEVICVLW
- the rplF gene encoding 50S ribosomal protein L6, which codes for MSRIGRQPIAVPSGVTLSAEGGLFKVKGPKGELTVPYNQELTITRDGDTLLVERPSDQQRHRALHGLTRTLVANAVKGVSEGYTINLELKGVGFRAKLSGKALEMTIGYSHPVIIEPPAGVSFTVPEPTKIDVSGIDKQLVGQVAANVRKVRKPDAYHGKGVRFAGEKISLKAGKAGATGGKGKK
- the rplR gene encoding 50S ribosomal protein L18, which encodes MATQTTTRRKLRARRKVRQAAGERLRLSVYRSSKHIYAQIIDDSKGITLAAASSAAVKTGTKTDTAAAVGKALAEAAAAKGVKTVVFDRGQFRYHGRVKALADAAREGGLDF
- the rpsE gene encoding 30S ribosomal protein S5, translating into MTFNRRNDRNAERESSEFEEKMLFVNRTSKTYQGGRRFRFAALVILGDRNGRVGMGIGKAKEVPVAIEKAKSIARKNMISVPVENGTIPHDIVGENSTSRVLLKPAGPGTGVIAGTVPRSIAELAGITNLLSKELGSRNKVNVAYAVFDGLKNLRTAKQVRALRGEVQPTGGAQ
- the rpmD gene encoding 50S ribosomal protein L30; the encoded protein is MKVTLKRSVIGRPGYQVKTVQALGLKKIGDSRELHDTPAVRGMVNTVKHLLEVQE
- the rplO gene encoding 50S ribosomal protein L15, whose product is MKLHELTPHAGSRKNRKRVGRGPGGTDKTAGRGHKGQKSRSGAGKGSFFEGGRSRLIARLPKKGFNNVGITFEVVNLAQLANIEDGTIDRNVLELAGLVRRKNRAVKLLGGGEISRAVTIHVDAASEGAIKAVEAAGGKVILPEANEAEKAE